The segment CCAAATTGCTCGAAATATCCTTTTAAAAAGGCCTTTGTCCTATCTGTAATGAAGTTAAAATCGCTTAAATTTGCTGGGGTGATATTTTGTTTTGGGATCATATTAGAAACTAAGATTATCTCATACTCAAATAGCTTATAAAATATCAATTGATCATTATATAATCTCTCTTGAATCATGATAATATCACATCTTTTATCTACTAGGCTTGCGACTAGATCATTAGTAGAATCTACTATTTTGACATCTAAATCGCTATTTATAACATCACAAATTTTATCTAGCATAAAAGGCAAAATTGCATGAGCTATAAGTAGATTGGTAGCGACTGATATTTTGAATTTCTCATCTTTTATTCTATGAGCTTCTTCTTTGAATCTAAACATTGCACCTTCAAATTTAAGGCATAATTTATAAAATCTATCACCCTCTTTTGTAAGCACTATTCCATTTTTACGCCTGACTAAAAGAGTTGTTTGTAGCGATTCTTCAAGTTTTTTGATCTGTAAGGTAACAGCTGGTTGTGATAGACCTAGAATTGCTGAAGCTTTAGAAAAGCTTTTTTCTTTGACAATTGTCATAAAAGTGTAGATTTTATTGAAATCGAACATCAATAGCCTTTTTTGATTTTCTGTTTTTAAATTCTAATAGCTCCAAGCTTAAATTAAATTTTAATTTTATATAATTTTCATTTTTACAACTATTTAAGAGTAAAATTGTAACTTTTAGTAACACATATTTTTATTAAGTTTAAATTTGGTATAATCTTAGCTTTATTAACAAAAAAGAGTAATATATGGATAAATTATTAAATTCCCTAAATGAAAATCAAAAGATCGCCGCTACTCATATAGATGGGCCGATGCTTATCTTAGCCGGTGCTGGAAGCGGCAAGACCAAAACCATAACCACGAGATTAGCATATTTAATAGGTGAAGTCGGCATAGACCCATTAAACACTCTTACGCTTACATTTACCAACAAAGCCGCATCCACAATGAAGCAAAGAGCGATGAGTATGCTAAATTCCAACGCCAATCCCCTACTTTGTACATTTCATAAATTTGGATTATTGTTTTTAAAATTTCATATAAATGAGTTAAATAGAAGCAATAATTTTATAATAATAGATAGCGATGATAAGAAAAAGATCTTAAAAGAGATAGAGAGCGAAGTCCAAACCGCCATAGTAGCAAATGAGATATCAAAATACAAAAATATGCTTTTAAGTGTTGAAGCTGTGATGGATAGCTCTAAATTAAATGCTCAATACACAAAGACAAATTACGAAAAAATAGCCAAAGCTTATAAATTATATGAAGAGTATTTAAAGAGCAATAACTTAGTTGATTTTGATGATCTTTTATGCTTGACTTATAATATTTTGGCTAAAAATCCAGATTTGAGCGATCAAATTTCAGATAGATATAAGTATATAATGGTAGATGAGTATCAAGATACAAATGATTTACAATACAAATTACTTCGCCAGCTTTGCTATAATCACCAAAATTTAGTTGTCGTAGGCGATGATGATCAAAGCATATATGGATGGAGAGGTGCAAGGATAGAAAATATCTTGAATTTCAAAGATCAATTTAGTAGCGTCAAACTAATCAAATTAGAGACTAATTACCGCTCTACTCCATCTATACTAAATGCCGCTAATGAGCTAATAGATCACAATAGAACAAGGCTTGGCAAGAGACTAGTCAGCCAATTAGCAGATGAAAATCCTATAGAAATTTTAGAACATAGTGATGAAAATGCTGAAGCTAAAAACATCGCTACAAAGATAAATAAACTCCTATCAAGTGGCGTATCGGCTAATGAAATTGCTATTTTATATAGAGTTAATGCTCTATCAAGAAGCTTAGAAGATGGGTTAAACAAAGCTAGAATTCCATATAAAATGGTAGGCGGAGTCAAATTCTATGAAAGGGCTGAAATCAAAGATATTATAAGCTATTTAAGGCTGATTTTAAACCCAAATGATGACTTCTCTCTAACTCGCATTATCAATCGCCCAAAACGGGGTCTAGGCAAGGTGAGTCTAGCTAAATTAGAGAAATTTGCCTTTGATAGCAAAACTTCTTTATATAATGCGATATATATTGCTGGTGAAGATGTATTGAGCAAGAAATTAAGCCAAACATTAATTGAACTAGCAAACAATATAAAAGAGCTATCAACTCTAGCACCATACGATTTGATAAGTAGATTTGACTCTATATTTAGGATAAAGGCATATTATGAGAGTCTGCCTGATGGAGCTGAGAGAGTTATAAATATTGATGAATTTTATGCTTTATTAAAAGATCATATATTAAATACGGAGAATTTCGATTTAGAAGAGTTTTTAAATGAGCTTGCGCTTGAGAGCGAACAAGATAGAATTAGCGATGATGCTATATCTATTATGAGCGTCCATGCTAGTAAAGGGCTTGAGTTTGAGCATCTATTTGTAATTGGGCTTGAAGAGGGATTTTTCCCGCTTCTTGGCGATGGAAGCGATATAGAAGAAGAGAGACGCCTAGCGTATGTAGCCATCACTAGGGCTAAAAGGGGATTAAATTTATCATACTCAAATTCACGGTTTTACAAAGGCCAAAGATCAAGGCTAAATAGATCAAGATTTCTAAGTGAAGCTGGTCTTTGCGAAGGCTCTTTAAAGATAGAGAACCAAAATGAGTTTAAAAAAGGCGATCTAATCAAGCATAAAATTTTTGGTATCGGACGAGTTGTAGAGGTGGCTAAAATCAAAAATGAATTTAAACTAAAAATAAATTTTGGTGGAAATATCAAAGATATTATCTCATCTTTTGTAGAGAAGGTTATATGAATAGGCTATTTGTAGCGTATAAGCCAAAAGGTATGGTATCAAACCACTTTTTAAGCAGACTTAAACGAAAATATGGAGTCAAAAAGGCTGGATTTTCTGGGATTTTAGATCCATTTGCGAGTGGATGCTTGATTGTGGCATTTGGGGCATATACAAGGCTATTTAACTATCTTAAAATTGAGCCTAAGGTATATAGAGCCACGCTCTGGCTGGGGGCTAGCTCACCTAGCTTTGATAACCAAAATATCACACAAATTCAAAACACAAAAGCCCTAGATGAAGCCAAAATCAAAGATGAATTAAATAGATTAAAAGGTCAAATCACCTACACGCCACCAAAATTTAGCGCCAAAAAAGTTGAAGGCAAAAGAGCTTATGAGTTAGCTAGAATGGGTAGGGAATTTGAGCTAAAAGAGTGTGAGATGGAGATATTTGATGTGAAATTTATCCACTACTCTCATCCATTTTTAACCTTTGAGATTAAGGTTTCAGCTGGGTCATATATAAGGTCTTATGCTCAAATTTTATCACAAAATTTAGGCCAAATCGGCACTCTAAGTGCTCTTGAGAGAGTTAGCGAAGGTGAGTTTGAGTTTAAAAACGAAACACCACTTGATCCACTAAAATATCTAAATTTAACCAAAAATAGCTATAAAGGTGATATATTTGATATAATTTTAGGCAAAAAACTAAAAGCCACCGATTTTATATCTAGTAGCGATGGAGAGTATGTGATAGAGTATGATGGTGCTTTTAGCATAATTAAAATAGAAAATCAAGAAGTAAAATATATGATAAATAGGATGGAAAAATGCTTATATTAACAAGACGAGCCTCAGAGTCAATACAGATTGGTGATGATATAGAGATAAAAATTCTCAACACCACAAACCAAACTGTAAAAATAGCAATTGAAGCCCCAAAAGATATCTTAATTTTAAGAAAAGAGCTAGTAAAAGAAGTAGCTGATAATAACGCAGCAGCCAGCACACCAAAGCAAAATTTACTAGATCTTTTGGCTAAAAAGATATTTAAATGAAAAGCTTTGCTAAGTTAAATATCTTTTTAAAAATTGTTGGATTTCGTGGTCAATATCATGAGCTTAAATCTAGATTTATTCTCTATAAAGAGCTTTACGATGAGATAGACTTGGTGAGCAGAATTAGCGATGGACTCATAATCGATAACCCATTTAGTGATAATATAATTTTCAAAGCTTATAGTCAAATATCAAATTTGGGTTTTGCTAATGAGCTTGATGAGTATTTTAAAGCTAATCAAGTAAAACTAACCAAAAATATCCCAATTGGCGGTGGTTTAGGTGGCGGAAGTAGCAATGCTGCGGCCTTTTTACACTTAGTAAATGAGAGATTGAATTTAAATATCTCTAATGATAAATTGATTAAAATCGCTCACAATATCGGAGCGGATGTGGCGTTTTTTCTAAGTGGATTTGACGCTGCTAATGTAAGTGGAATTGGCGAGATTGTCGAGCCTTTTGATGATGAAATTCCAAATTTAGAACTCATTACAAGCCCTATTTTCTGCTCTACTCCAAAGGTATTTGCGCAATATAGAGCTGAATTTAAGGAATTTGATATGGATTTAGCTAATAGGCTTTGGGGGTTAAAAAGTAGTGAAATTTTAAATAATTATAAAAATAGCGATTTAAATGATCTATTAAAACCTTGCCAAACTCTATATAGTGAGCTAAAAATATCAGATAATGAGTTTCTAAGTGGGAGCGGAAGTAGCAA is part of the Campylobacter lanienae NCTC 13004 genome and harbors:
- a CDS encoding LysR family transcriptional regulator, which encodes MFDFNKIYTFMTIVKEKSFSKASAILGLSQPAVTLQIKKLEESLQTTLLVRRKNGIVLTKEGDRFYKLCLKFEGAMFRFKEEAHRIKDEKFKISVATNLLIAHAILPFMLDKICDVINSDLDVKIVDSTNDLVASLVDKRCDIIMIQERLYNDQLIFYKLFEYEIILVSNMIPKQNITPANLSDFNFITDRTKAFLKGYFEQFGVNYDELHTIYTLDGAIATKFAMLNNKSKEYVAFLPKFLIKKEIENKTLFPIDIDGVRITRPVFIAGLRESDNILEKVSKISIDL
- a CDS encoding ATP-dependent helicase, which encodes MDKLLNSLNENQKIAATHIDGPMLILAGAGSGKTKTITTRLAYLIGEVGIDPLNTLTLTFTNKAASTMKQRAMSMLNSNANPLLCTFHKFGLLFLKFHINELNRSNNFIIIDSDDKKKILKEIESEVQTAIVANEISKYKNMLLSVEAVMDSSKLNAQYTKTNYEKIAKAYKLYEEYLKSNNLVDFDDLLCLTYNILAKNPDLSDQISDRYKYIMVDEYQDTNDLQYKLLRQLCYNHQNLVVVGDDDQSIYGWRGARIENILNFKDQFSSVKLIKLETNYRSTPSILNAANELIDHNRTRLGKRLVSQLADENPIEILEHSDENAEAKNIATKINKLLSSGVSANEIAILYRVNALSRSLEDGLNKARIPYKMVGGVKFYERAEIKDIISYLRLILNPNDDFSLTRIINRPKRGLGKVSLAKLEKFAFDSKTSLYNAIYIAGEDVLSKKLSQTLIELANNIKELSTLAPYDLISRFDSIFRIKAYYESLPDGAERVINIDEFYALLKDHILNTENFDLEEFLNELALESEQDRISDDAISIMSVHASKGLEFEHLFVIGLEEGFFPLLGDGSDIEEERRLAYVAITRAKRGLNLSYSNSRFYKGQRSRLNRSRFLSEAGLCEGSLKIENQNEFKKGDLIKHKIFGIGRVVEVAKIKNEFKLKINFGGNIKDIISSFVEKVI
- the truB gene encoding tRNA pseudouridine(55) synthase TruB, with translation MNRLFVAYKPKGMVSNHFLSRLKRKYGVKKAGFSGILDPFASGCLIVAFGAYTRLFNYLKIEPKVYRATLWLGASSPSFDNQNITQIQNTKALDEAKIKDELNRLKGQITYTPPKFSAKKVEGKRAYELARMGREFELKECEMEIFDVKFIHYSHPFLTFEIKVSAGSYIRSYAQILSQNLGQIGTLSALERVSEGEFEFKNETPLDPLKYLNLTKNSYKGDIFDIILGKKLKATDFISSSDGEYVIEYDGAFSIIKIENQEVKYMINRMEKCLY
- the csrA gene encoding carbon storage regulator CsrA; its protein translation is MLILTRRASESIQIGDDIEIKILNTTNQTVKIAIEAPKDILILRKELVKEVADNNAAASTPKQNLLDLLAKKIFK
- a CDS encoding 4-(cytidine 5'-diphospho)-2-C-methyl-D-erythritol kinase: MKSFAKLNIFLKIVGFRGQYHELKSRFILYKELYDEIDLVSRISDGLIIDNPFSDNIIFKAYSQISNLGFANELDEYFKANQVKLTKNIPIGGGLGGGSSNAAAFLHLVNERLNLNISNDKLIKIAHNIGADVAFFLSGFDAANVSGIGEIVEPFDDEIPNLELITSPIFCSTPKVFAQYRAEFKEFDMDLANRLWGLKSSEILNNYKNSDLNDLLKPCQTLYSELKISDNEFLSGSGSSKFKLKI